The proteins below come from a single Necator americanus strain Aroian chromosome V, whole genome shotgun sequence genomic window:
- a CDS encoding hypothetical protein (NECATOR_CHRV.G18230.T2), producing the protein MGFGEGVNTAAVIPFGRRTDDNSSFQGQGENFGRQEPRSGFGNDSQPGGSRRFNDDSQDREFRRQSDDVRQQEGNGRSRFSAPRESERENSRPFIRNREGSGQRNERFGGEVPAFGRSMMKGNEDGFGSNPGRDNRQDGYSRGYQSERRNRGDSFSERDDDWGNDCRKNVIRSSNYTNNRDRPSNRREYDADGRDRNSQRETRDYFQHDRREGRGLRSDDPQAGRGYNRGVSGSDSFNDRGRPLGDSRRRFDDDGFASRKVEQNRYANDQYDGDRNSGGGFGFQRENSGIFERNRRNSPTDRSRRGGRNEIGFQPRRDDRYAEDSYGDNRYGDRSRGSRKEFNKRDDGGGFGRFGGRNDSSFGFGGGHSSGFGSFTRADRDRQGYREFIAGGTGVEEKKRAPRDWNPEVNSIETLFERDALNAEHFQKDQDDPVTTEGDDENLQISTWENSGLHPQLIKTCLEKCRYSFVRPIQAATIPLILRGKDVMGHAETGGGKTAAFVLPILHYIMSLDDNARDSRGGKILALVVAPTRELAKQLFDSFRKHAFETDVKCCVAYGEIPRWKNLSDIHQGCDVLIGTSGRLMDFIQKRDVNVTKVKFLVLDEADMLLRDGRDSHLESILRNPVFPPVEARQTLLFSATFPPNVERFAGEVLKRNFVKISNGARGRANNRVSQQFIRADGVCGKNEQLFGMLEEQRDKLARDGTVMRTLVFVGTKKQADFVAFMLTGKGIKAASINGDRPQNERERVIKQFREGVVTVLVGTDVCQRGLDIPALEQVINYDMPNGSPEEARDKYIHRIGRTGRLYNGVAITFVDSGFNDRDAMKLMVDVARESGQEVPQWLEELCKTDSFSRAGFGAAVGGTSGFGTSSSFGGGFGENSFGSGGGFGGLGGGFGGGDGGGGFGEGPKMDKQDNNASINPAVEELSNKEKTKEEKNPADDDGDDGDW; encoded by the exons ATGGGCTTTGGCGAAGGAGTAAATACTGCTGCTGTAATTCCTTTTGGGAGAAGAACGGACGACAACTCAAGTTTCCAAG GTCAAGGAGAAAATTTCGGACGACAAGAACCAAG gagcggttttggcaatgACAGCCAACCAGGAG gCTCTCGTAGATTCAATGACGACAGTCAAGATCGTGAATTTC GAAGACAATCAGATGATGTTCGTCAACAAGAAGGCAATGGCCGTAGCAGATTTTCAGCACCTAGGGAATCTGAGAGAG AAAACAGCCGTCCTTTCAtaagaaatagagaaggttcTGGACAACGTAATGAG CGTTTTGGTGGTGAAGTTCCTGCCTTTGGTAGAAGTatgatgaaaggaaatgaagacGGTTTCG GCAGTAACCCTGGACGGGataatcgacaagatggataCAGTCGAGGGTATCAATCAGAACGTAGAAATAGAGGAGA CTCATTTTCTGAAAGAGATGATGATTGGGGAAATGACTGCAGGAAGAATGTCATCAGAAGTTCAAATTACACCAATAATCGAG ATCGTCCTTCGAATAGAAGAGAGTATGACGCAGACGGGAGGGACCGCAACTCTCAACGAGAAACTCGTGACTACTTTCAACACGATCGACGTGAGGGAAGAGGTCTTCGGTCAGATGATCCTC AAGCGGGGCGAGGCTATAATCGCGGAGTTTCTGGTAGTGACAGCTTCAATGACAGAGGAAGACCATTAGGTGACAGTCGAAGGCGCTTTGATGATGATGGCTTTGCTAGCAGGAAAGTAGAACAAAATCGATATGCTAATGATCAATACGACGGTGACAGAAACAGTGGTGGTGGGTTTGGTTTTCAACGAGAGAATAGCGGAATATTTGAAAGGAATCGAAGAAATTCACCGACTGATCGTAGCCGCAGAGGAGGTCGTAATGAAATAGGCTTCCAGCCGAGACGTG ATGACCGGTATGCTGAGGACTCTTACGGAGACAATCGTTACGGTGATCGGAGCC gtgGTAGTCGAAAAGAATTCAACAAACGAGATGATGGTGGTGGATTTGGAA GATTTGGCGGCCGCAACGACTCTTCCTTTG GGTTTGGTGGTGGTCACTCTTCTGGCTTTGGAAGTTTCACAAGAGCAGAC CGAGATCGACAGGGATACAGGGAGTTTATCGCTGGTGGAACGGGAGTTGaag AAAAGAAGCGCGCTCCAAGAGACTGGAATCCTGAAGTGAATTCGATTGAGACGTTATTTGAACGTGATGCACTGAACgcagaacattttcaaaaagaccAAGATGATCCTGTCACCACCGAGGGTGATGACGAGAATCTCCAGATTAG CACATGGGAGAATAGCGGATTACATCCCCAGCTAATCAAAACTTGTTTGGAGAAGTGTAGATACTCCTTCGTTCGCCCTATTCAAGCAGCAACAATACCACTG ATTCTACGTGGCAAAGATGTTATGGGCCATGCGGAGACGGGTGGAGGGAAAACAGCAGCATTTGTTCTGCCTATCCTTCATTAT ATAATGAGTCTGGACGATAACGCACGCGATAGTAGAGGAGGTAAAATTCTAGCCTTAGTTGTTGCCCCGACCCGAGAACTAGCGAAACAGTTGTTTGATTCGTTTAGAAAGCATGCCTTCG AAACGGATGTAAAATGTTGCGTTGCGTACGGCGAAATACCTAGGTGGAAGAACCTATCAGATATCCACCAAGGTTGTGATGTTCTTATCGGAACGAGCGGACgtctcatggatttcattcaaaaaagagat GTGAATGTGACCAAGGTGAAGTTTCTTGTACTTGACGAGGCCGATATGCTCCTCAGAGACGGAAGAGACAGTCATTTGGAATCGATTCTTAGGAACCCAGTATTTCCACCG GTGGAAGCCAGGCAGACACTACTATTTAGTGCAACATTCCCACCGAATGTAGAGCGGTTTGCTGGAgaagttttgaaaaggaa CTTCGTCAAAATATCAAACGGGGCTCGAGGACGGGCAAATAATCGTGTTAGTCAGCAGTTCATTCGTGCTGATGGAGTGTGCGGCAAAAACGAACAACTTTTCGGAATGCTTGAAGAGCAACGAGATAAGCTAGCTAGAG ACGGGACTGTTATGCGTACTCTGGTATTTGTTGGCACGAAGAAGCAGGCCGATTTCGTCGCTTTTATGCTAACAGGGAAAGGAATAAAAGCAGCTAGCATTAACGG CGATCGACCGCAGAATGAACGTGAACGAGTGATAAAGCAGTTCCGCGAAGGAGTCGTCACTGTTTTGGTTGGAACAGATGTCTGTCAACG AGGTCTGGATATTCCTGCATTGGAACAAGTAATTAACTATGACATGCCGAATGGTTCACCTGAAGAG GCCCGCGACAAGTATATCCATCGAATTGGACGTACAGGACGGTTGTATAACGGTGTAGCGATAACATTCGTCGACTCAGGATTTAACGATCGAGATGCCATGAAACTTATGGTTGAT GTAGCCAGAGAAAGTGGACAGGAAGTTCCACAATGGCTAGAAGAACTTTGCAAAACGGACAGCTTCAGTCGAGCTGGGTTTGGAGCTGCAGTAGGTGGAACAAGCGGGTTTGGCACCAGCTCAAGTTTTGGAGGAGGCTTCGGTGAAAACAGTTTCGGCAGTGGAGGTGGATTTGGAGGATTAGGAGGTGGTTTCGGTGGTGGTGACGGAGGAGGAGGATTCGGAGAAG GACCGAAGATGGACAAGCAGGACAATAATGCATCAATTAACCCTGCTGTAGAAGAATTGTCTAATAAAG agaaaacaaaagaggagaaaaatcctGCTGATGATGATGGCGATGATGGCGATTGGTGA
- a CDS encoding hypothetical protein (NECATOR_CHRV.G18231.T1): MVWNPTSTLSYVDDQGSLLNIANFLHNMQLVGCSLELFLRFRSRRSNGSVSIALDHFETASKTRNSFCFPLSG, from the exons ATGGTGTGGAATCCGACGTCTACTCTTTCTTATGTTGATGATCAAGGATCACTCCTCAACATTGCAAATT TCCTACATAACATGCAGCTCGTGGGATGCTCGTTAGAATTATTTCTGCGGTTTCGTTCGCGAAGATC AAACGGATCAGTTTCGATTGCTTTGGACCACTTTGAGACTGCTTCAAAAACCCgaaatagtttttgttttcctttgtcTGGTTGA
- a CDS encoding hypothetical protein (NECATOR_CHRV.G18232.T2) gives MITAHSNSIRPQIVSPLPIRMSALPPTQVAIIGAGFAGLSAAAVLEKHSVDYVLYEGAGRVGGRVYSIPYEDGCLQHGAEFINGENNEIFRIANERQLTVQYIRDFDLFCRNVQYGFNGQRLDKELVKSWLDFVSDIEEQFAAEAEQRSEVSVAERFHELYEQWITRDVDREKDKEIYDRLAQFYLTYYEIEWSSPANELALLNFADWDDGSHEPASLTLKKKGFRDILEDIKSKVPEERIRLNCKIKMVQYSGDGATLFLENGEQHHYNHVIITCPLGFLKRNHASFFAPPLHSHKIDAIANLGFGNMMKVFLEYSRPWWPLDIDAIAPLRSNSPLAESFPVFQPLYWNNKILVAWVSGKGPGLISNLEDEEVVDGITQHLREALGDQTIPHPVRIFRHSWITDPLVGGSYSYLTPESVKFVPDAFARMAEPILIHNKPILCFAGEHTHPTMYQTTIGAYESGEREALRIVDYLSLQKP, from the exons ATGATAACAGCACACAGCAATAGCATCCGACCGCAAATCGTTTCACCGCTACCGATCAGAATG TCAGCACTGCCGCCGACTCAAGTCGCTATAATCGGTGCCGGCTTCGCTGGTTTATCTGCCGCCGCTGTACTTGAAAAGCACTCCGTGGATTACGTTCTATACGAAGGTGCAGGTCGTGTTGGTGGACGAGTTTATTCGATTCCTTATG AAGATGGATGCCTACAGCACGGCGCTGAGTTCATCAACGGCGAAAATAACGAGATTTTCCGGATAGCAAACGAAAGGCAACTAACTGTACAGTATATCAGAGATTTTGATTTGTTCTGTAGAAATGTACAGTATGGATTCAATGGACAACGATTGGACAA GGAACTCGTGAAAAGCTGGTTGGACTTCGTGAGCGACATTGAGGAGCAGTTTGCAGCCGAAGCTGAGCAACGAAGTGAAGTGAGCGTCGCGGaaagattccatgaactctaCGAACAATGGATCACG agAGATGTGGATCGggaaaaggataaagagaTCTATGACCGACTTGCTCAATTCTATCTCACCTACTACGAAATTGAATGGTCTTCACCTGCTAACGAG TTGGCTCTTCTCAATTTTGCGGATTGGGATGATGGAAGCCATGAACCGGCATCTCTTACCcttaaaaagaaaggatttcGAGATATACTTGAAGATATTAAATCGAAGGTTCCTGAAGAGAGGATCAGGTTGAATTGCAAAATTAAGATGGTGCAGTATTCAG GTGACGGAGCGACATTATTCCTTGAAAATGGAGAGCAACATCACTACAATCATGTGATTATCACATGCCCCCTCggttttttgaaaaggaatcaTGCTTCCTTTTTCGCTCCTCCGCTTCATTCGCATAAAATTGATGCCATCGCAAACTTAG GATTCGGAAACATGATGAAAGTATTCCTTGAATATTCAAGACCATGGTGGCCGCTTGATATCGATGCAATAGCGCCGCTTCGATCAAACAGTCCACTTGCAGAATCATTTCCAGTATTTCAACCTCTCTACTGGAATAATAAG ATTCTTGTTGCATGGGTGTCAGGTAAGGGACCCGGCCTAATCAGTAATCTTGAAGACGAAGAGGTTGTTGACGGTATTACGCAGCATCTAAGGGAAGCTCTTGGAGATCAGACAATACCACACCCGGTGAGGATATTTAG ACATAGTTGGATAACGGATCCATTGGTGGGTGGCAGTTATTCGTATCTGACACCGGAATCCGTGAAATTCGTCCCAGATGCTTTCGCGAGAATGGCCGAACCTATTCTTATACATAacaa ACCGATTCTTTGTTTTGCCGGAGAGCATACACATCCTACAATGTATCAAACTACAATAGGCGCATACGAATCCGGAGAAAGAGAAGCTCTTCGGATAGTCGATTACCTCTCCCTTCAGAAGCCTTAA